Proteins encoded in a region of the Misgurnus anguillicaudatus chromosome 9, ASM2758022v2, whole genome shotgun sequence genome:
- the LOC129424180 gene encoding proteinase-activated receptor 1-like encodes MSPNNPSKVKALNTAHLSNSTDLEEVKLNKTTQTLMTFSISKDSVHFLKSLLVTRVMPSFYILLFLISLPLNALALVTFTCKIKEKKPAVIYMSNLACVDLLFTLLLPLKIHYHLNGSDWVFGEVACRVLSAAFYCYMYCSILLMMCMSVDRLLAVVFPVTSLTWRTTRNSAYVCALVWMLALTGTVPLITQTLNIKDLGITCHDALRYDDPADQTYMNLFSILSCLYFFLPLFITLVCYSSIIYALSVKSGRLATSSSSSSNQRRRAVIMTIATMIEFVVCFAATNAILLYHCVVLGTGGVSGEGNASYMAYMLAVCAGSSSVFLDPLLYYYGSSQCRQQIGSVFWGNKTKLQSYTATKLSNTTELSIQTESC; translated from the exons ATGTCTCCCAACAATCCCTCAAAGGTCAAAG CGCTCAACACTGCACATTTGAGTAACAGCACTGATCTGGAGGAagtgaaattaaacaaaactacaCAGACCTTGATGACATTCTCCATTTCAAAGGATTCTGTGCATTTCCTCAAAAGCCTGCTGGTGACACGTGTCATGCCCTCTTTCTAcatcctcctcttcctcattaGTTTGCCCCTAAACGCATTGGCCCTGGTGACGTTCACCTGTAAGATTAAAGAAAAGAAACCGGCTGTGATCTACATGTCAAACCTGGCGTGTGTGGATCTTCTCTTCACCCTGCTGCTTCCTCTGAAGATCCACTATCATCTGAACGGATCTGATTGGGTGTTTGGTGAGGTGGCGTGTCGCGTGCTAAGCGCTGCTTTCTACTGCTACATGTACTGCTCCATACTGCTGATGATGTGCATGAGTGTGGACAGACTGCTGGCTGTGGTTTTCCCCGTCACCTCACTGACCTGGAGGACAACGAGGAATTCTGCGTATGTGTGTGCGCTGGTCTGGATGTTGGCACTCACTGGCACAGTGCCACTAATAACACAAACATTAAACATCAAGGATTTGGGCATCACCTGCCACGATGCATTGCGTTACGACGACCCAGCAGATCAGACGTACATGAACCTGTTCTCCATTCTGTCCTGTCTTTACTTTTTCCTGCCGCTGTTCATCACTTTGGTGTGTTACTCTAGTATTATATATGCACTCAGTGTCAAATCTGGTCGCTtagcaacatcatcatcatcatcctcaaATCAACGAAGAAGAGCCGTGATTATGACTATTGCCACAATGATAGAGTTTGTGGTTTGTTTTGCAGCAACCAATGCAATCCTATTGTATCACTGTGTTGTTTTGGGCACAGGAGGCGTTAGCGGGGAGGGAAACGCATCATATATGGCTTACATGTTAGCTGTGTGTGCAGGGAGCTCAAGTGTTTTTCTGGATCCTCTGCTGTATTATTATGGGTCGTCTCAGTGCAGACAGCAGATTGGATCTGTGTTTTGGGGGAACAAAACAAAACTACAAAGCTACACAGCTACAAAGTTATCAAACACTACTGAGCTGAGCATACAAACAGAATCATGTTAA